Proteins co-encoded in one Centroberyx gerrardi isolate f3 chromosome 18, fCenGer3.hap1.cur.20231027, whole genome shotgun sequence genomic window:
- the LOC139920519 gene encoding hatching enzyme 1.2-like, producing MWLLVFICISQGTVVSKIDVTQTASAETLEELEEDMIVQEGDILMPEDRNAVENLWLDVSIPYTVEDQLADREADILAALKMISDHTCIRFHKHTIELNYLRFVNGRGCASYVGCQGGGQPVYFARSCSVGNLCHEVVHALGLHHEHTRMDRDQYITVQWQSIKSGRQKNFKMKHGNTLNLPYDLDSIMHYGKYFFTADTSPTILSKQDGVQMGQRKHLSLLDIQRLNTLYHCGNDDYFIILQA from the exons ATGTGGCTCCTGGTCTTCATCTGCATTTCCCAAG GCACCGTTGTGTCTAAGATTGATGTGACGCAGACAGCCAGTGCTGAAACCTTGGAAG AGCTGGAGGAAGACATGATTGTCCAAGAGGGAGACATTTTGATGCCG GAGGACAGGAATGCTGTGGAGAACCTATGGTTGGATGTCTCCATACCTTACACTGTCGAAGATCAACTGG CTGATAGAGAGGCGGACATCCTAGCTGCCCTCAAGATGATATCAGATCACACATGCATACGCTTCCATAAACACACCATAGAACTCAACTACCTGCGGTTCGTGAACGGCAGAGG gtGTGCCTCCTATGTTGGTTGTCAAGGAGGGGGCCAGCCGGTGTACTTTGCGCGCTCCTGCAGTGTGGGGAACCTGTGCCATGAGGTCGTCCATGCTCTGGGCCTGCatcatgaacacacacgcatggatCGGGACCAATACATCACTGTGCAGTGGCAGAGTATCAAGTCAG GGAGACAGAAGAACTTCAAGATGAAACATGGGAACACTCTAAACCTACCGTATGACCTTGACTCCATAATGCATTATGGGAA GTATTTCTTCACTGCAGACACCAGTCCGACCATCTTGTCCAAGCAGGATGGAGTGCAGATGGGTCAGAGAAAACACCTCAGCCTGCTAGATATACAGAGACTGAACACACTCTACCACTGTGGTAATGACGACTATTTTATCATACTGCAGGCCTAA